A single genomic interval of halophilic archaeon DL31 harbors:
- a CDS encoding ribonucleoside-diphosphate reductase, alpha subunit (KEGG: hje:HacjB3_00815 ribonucleoside-diphosphate reductase alpha subunit~TIGRFAM: Ribonucleoside-diphosphate reductase, alpha subunit~PFAM: Ribonucleotide reductase large subunit, C-terminal; Ribonucleotide reductase large subunit, N-terminal), protein MTQTESPTTNRITERLAVAAADLDLESDVDELAAAAERNSYADASLDEIDEAILGVLTARTERDPAHDDAAARIARWRHARTVTGEDGPLSDSAYRGAFAAGIEEGVELDLLDERMADYDLEALAVELRPERDEAFGYMAVSTLVQRYFLRSSEAEEPLELPQAFWMRVAMGVALAEEPDEREARAVEFYEALSSLRFVHSTPTLFHAGTTHPQLSSCYLTTVQDDLEDIFDSYKAHAKLSKWSGGLGNDWTNVRATGSLIESTGVESTGVVPFLNISDDVTGAINRSGKRRGAACAYLAAWHMDFPAFLDLKRNTGDERRRTHDMNTAAWVPDLFMKRVRAGEQWTLFSPDETPDLHEATGQEFERRYEAYEQAADDGELRQFDRVEAEALWRTMLTRLFETGHPWITFKDPCNVRSPQDHVGTINSSNLCTEITLNTSARETAVCNLGSVNLAEHVDGDDLDREALADTVETAMRMLDNVVDLNFYPTERAERANTRHRPVGLGVMGFHEMLGQRGVAMASEEALEVADETMERVAYRAILNSSKLAAERGSYDSYEGSKWDRGLLPQDTVSLLEAERGEPVDVDVKETLDWERVREHVAAHGMRNSNTTAVAPTATISTIAGTTPSIEPRYSNLYVKSNMSGEFTVVNEQLVEELEELGLWTDEMLDRIKYHDGAIQEIDAIPPALQARHRGAFEIDPRHQLELTARRAVWVDQSQSHNVFFPSTDGTLLDDIYQRAWELGLKTTYYLRTLGASQFEKSTLDMAAYGRTQRRDDDSGATDDGSGDDEPTDGSELPSVEDPTCEACQ, encoded by the coding sequence ATGACACAGACCGAATCACCCACGACGAACCGAATCACCGAACGCCTCGCCGTCGCGGCCGCCGACCTCGACCTCGAGAGCGACGTCGACGAACTCGCAGCCGCCGCCGAGCGAAACAGCTACGCCGACGCCTCCCTGGACGAAATCGACGAGGCGATACTGGGGGTGCTCACTGCCCGCACCGAGCGCGACCCCGCCCACGACGACGCAGCCGCCCGCATCGCCCGCTGGCGCCACGCACGGACCGTGACTGGCGAGGACGGGCCGCTTTCGGATTCGGCCTATCGGGGGGCGTTCGCTGCGGGAATCGAGGAAGGCGTCGAGCTGGACCTGCTCGATGAGCGGATGGCCGACTACGACCTCGAGGCGCTGGCGGTCGAGCTCCGGCCCGAACGCGACGAAGCGTTCGGCTACATGGCCGTCTCGACGCTCGTCCAGCGCTACTTCCTCCGTAGCTCCGAGGCCGAGGAGCCGCTCGAGCTCCCGCAGGCGTTCTGGATGCGCGTGGCGATGGGCGTCGCGCTCGCCGAGGAGCCCGACGAACGCGAGGCCCGCGCGGTCGAGTTCTACGAGGCGCTCTCGAGCCTGCGCTTCGTTCACTCGACGCCGACGCTGTTCCACGCCGGGACCACCCACCCGCAGCTCTCATCGTGTTATCTCACGACCGTCCAGGACGACCTCGAGGATATCTTCGACTCTTACAAGGCCCACGCAAAGCTCTCGAAGTGGTCCGGCGGGCTTGGCAACGACTGGACAAACGTCCGGGCCACTGGCTCGCTTATCGAGTCGACGGGCGTCGAGTCCACCGGCGTCGTCCCGTTCCTCAACATCTCCGACGACGTCACCGGCGCGATCAACCGCTCGGGGAAGCGCCGCGGCGCCGCCTGTGCCTACCTCGCTGCGTGGCATATGGACTTCCCGGCGTTCCTCGACCTGAAGCGCAACACCGGCGACGAGCGCCGACGCACCCACGACATGAACACGGCAGCGTGGGTGCCCGACCTGTTCATGAAGCGGGTCCGGGCCGGCGAGCAGTGGACGCTGTTCTCGCCCGACGAGACCCCCGATCTCCACGAGGCCACGGGCCAGGAGTTCGAGCGGCGCTACGAGGCCTACGAGCAAGCCGCCGACGACGGCGAACTCCGACAGTTCGACCGCGTCGAGGCCGAAGCGCTCTGGCGGACGATGCTCACGCGCCTGTTCGAGACAGGCCACCCGTGGATCACGTTCAAGGACCCCTGTAACGTCCGCTCGCCGCAGGACCACGTTGGGACCATCAACAGCTCCAACCTCTGTACGGAGATTACGCTCAACACCTCCGCTCGGGAGACTGCGGTCTGTAACCTCGGCTCGGTCAACCTCGCCGAACACGTCGACGGTGACGACCTCGACCGCGAGGCGCTGGCCGACACCGTCGAGACGGCGATGCGGATGCTCGACAACGTCGTCGACCTGAACTTCTACCCGACAGAGCGCGCCGAACGGGCCAACACCCGCCATCGGCCGGTCGGACTGGGAGTCATGGGGTTCCACGAGATGCTGGGCCAGCGTGGCGTCGCGATGGCCAGCGAGGAGGCTCTCGAGGTTGCCGACGAGACGATGGAACGCGTGGCCTACCGTGCAATCCTGAACTCCTCGAAGCTGGCCGCCGAACGCGGTTCCTACGACAGCTACGAGGGGTCGAAATGGGACCGCGGCCTGCTCCCGCAAGACACCGTTTCGCTGCTGGAAGCAGAGCGCGGCGAGCCCGTCGACGTGGACGTCAAGGAAACGCTCGACTGGGAACGCGTGCGCGAGCACGTCGCCGCCCACGGGATGCGCAACTCCAACACCACCGCCGTGGCGCCGACGGCGACCATCTCCACCATTGCGGGCACCACCCCCTCAATCGAGCCGCGGTACTCGAATCTCTACGTCAAGTCGAACATGAGCGGCGAGTTCACCGTCGTCAACGAGCAGCTGGTCGAGGAGCTGGAGGAGCTCGGACTCTGGACCGACGAGATGCTCGACCGCATCAAATACCACGACGGCGCGATTCAGGAGATCGACGCCATTCCGCCGGCGCTCCAAGCGCGTCACCGCGGCGCCTTCGAAATCGACCCGCGCCACCAGCTCGAGCTCACGGCCCGGCGGGCGGTCTGGGTCGACCAGTCACAGAGCCACAACGTCTTCTTCCCCTCCACCGACGGGACGCTGCTCGACGACATCTACCAGCGGGCGTGGGAGCTGGGCCTGAAGACCACCTACTATCTGCGGACCCTTGGAGCCAGTCAGTTCGAGAAGTCCACGCTGGACATGGCTGCGTACGGCCGGACCCAGCGCCGCGATGACGACAGTGGAGCGACCGACGACGGGAGCGGCGACGACGAACCGACCGACGGCTCGGAGCTCCCGAGCGTTGAGGACCCAACCTGTGAGGCCTGCCAGTAA